Proteins found in one Onychomys torridus chromosome 21, mOncTor1.1, whole genome shotgun sequence genomic segment:
- the Dapk3 gene encoding death-associated protein kinase 3 isoform X2 has protein sequence MSTFRQEDVEDHYEMGEELGSGQFAIVRKCQQKGTGMEYAAKFIKKRRLPSSRRGVSREEIEREVSILREIRHPNIITLHDVFENKTDVVLILELVSGGELFDFLAEKESLTEDEATQFLKQILDGVHYLHSKRIAHFDLKPENIMLLDKHAASPRIKLIDFGIAHRIEAGSEFKNIFGTPEFVAPEIVNYEPLGLEADMWSIGVITYILLSGASPFLGETKQETLTNISAVNYDFDEDYFSSTSELAKDFIRRLLVKDPKRRMTIAQSLEHSWIKVRRREDGARKPERRRLRAARLREYSLKSHSSMPRNTSYASFERFSRVLEDVAAAEQGLRELQRGRRQCRERVCALRAAAEQREARCRDGSAGLGRDLRRLRSELGRTEALRTRAQEEARAALLGAGGLKRRLGRLENRYDALAAQVAAEVQFVRDLVRALEQERLQAECGVR, from the exons ATGTCCACATTCAGGCAGGAAGATGTCGAGGACCACTatgagatgggagaggagctgggcAG CGGCCAGTTCGCCATTGTACGCAAATGCCAGCAGAAGGGCACAGGCATGGAGTACGCGGCCAAGTTCATCAAGAAGCGGCGCCTGCCGTCCAGCCGGCGCGGTGTGAGCCGGGAGGAGATCGAGCGCGAGGTGAGCATCCTGCGCGAGATCCGCCACCCCAACATCATCACGCTGCATGACGTGTTCGAGAACAAGACGGACGTGGTGCTCATCCTGGAGCTGGTGTCTGGCGGGGAGCTCTTCGACTTCCTGGCCGAGAAGGAGTCGCTGACGGAAGACGAGGCCACGCAGTTCCTCAAGCAGATCCTGGACGGCGTCCACTACCTGCACTCCAAGCGCATCGCGCACTTCGACCTGAAG CCCGAGAACATCATGCTGCTGGACAAGCACGCGGCTAGCCCACGCATCAAGCTCATCGACTTCGGCATCGCGCACAGGATCGAGGCTGGCAGCGAATTCAAGAACATCTTCGGCACGCCCGAGTTCGTGG CTCCCGAGATCGTCAACTACGAGCCGCTGGGCTTGGAGGCTGACATGTg GAGCATCGGCGTCATCACCTACatcct CCTGAGCGGGGCGTCCCCGTTCCTGGGGGAGACCAAGCAGGAGACGCTGACCAACATCTCGGCCGTGAACTACGACTTCGACGAGGACTACTTCAGCAGCACCAGCGAGCTGGCCAAGGACTTCATCCGCAGGCTGCTGGTCAAAGACCCCAA GAGGAGGATGACCATCGCGCAGAGCCTGGAGCACTCGTGGATCAAG GTGCGCAGGCGCGAGGACGGCGCCCGGAAGCCGGAGCGGCGGCGGCTGCGCGCGGCGCGCCTGCGCGAGTACAGCCTCAAGTCGCACTCGAGCATGCCGCGCAACACGAGCTACGCCAGCTTCGAGCGCTTCTCGCGCGTGCTGGAGGACGTGGCGGCGGCGGAGCAGGGGCTGCGGGAGCTGCAGCGGGGCCGGCGCCAGTGCCGGGAGCGCGTGTGCGCGCTGCGCGCGGCCGCCGAGCAGCGGGAGGCGCGCTGCCGCGACGGGAGCGCGGGGTTGGGTCGCGACCTGCGGCGCCTGCGCTCGGAGCTGGGGCGCACGGAGGCCCTGCGCACGCGCGCGCAGGAGGAGGCGCGGGCGGCGCTGCTGGGCGCCGGGGGCCTGAAGCGACGCCTGGGGCGCCTGGAGAACCGCTACGACGCGCTGGCCGCGCAGGTGGCCGCCGAGGTGCAGTTCGTGCGCGACCTGGTGCGCGCGCTGGAGCAGGAGCGGCTGCAGGCCGAGTGCGGCGTGCGCTAG
- the Dapk3 gene encoding death-associated protein kinase 3 isoform X1: MRQRSGDAPEFRGAAPLTQESSRRQAAMSTFRQEDVEDHYEMGEELGSGQFAIVRKCQQKGTGMEYAAKFIKKRRLPSSRRGVSREEIEREVSILREIRHPNIITLHDVFENKTDVVLILELVSGGELFDFLAEKESLTEDEATQFLKQILDGVHYLHSKRIAHFDLKPENIMLLDKHAASPRIKLIDFGIAHRIEAGSEFKNIFGTPEFVAPEIVNYEPLGLEADMWSIGVITYILLSGASPFLGETKQETLTNISAVNYDFDEDYFSSTSELAKDFIRRLLVKDPKRRMTIAQSLEHSWIKVRRREDGARKPERRRLRAARLREYSLKSHSSMPRNTSYASFERFSRVLEDVAAAEQGLRELQRGRRQCRERVCALRAAAEQREARCRDGSAGLGRDLRRLRSELGRTEALRTRAQEEARAALLGAGGLKRRLGRLENRYDALAAQVAAEVQFVRDLVRALEQERLQAECGVR; encoded by the exons ATGCGTCAGCGCTCTGGCGACGCCCCTGAGTTCCGGGGTGCAG ctcccctgACCCAAGAGTCCTCCAGAAGGCAGGCCGCTATGTCCACATTCAGGCAGGAAGATGTCGAGGACCACTatgagatgggagaggagctgggcAG CGGCCAGTTCGCCATTGTACGCAAATGCCAGCAGAAGGGCACAGGCATGGAGTACGCGGCCAAGTTCATCAAGAAGCGGCGCCTGCCGTCCAGCCGGCGCGGTGTGAGCCGGGAGGAGATCGAGCGCGAGGTGAGCATCCTGCGCGAGATCCGCCACCCCAACATCATCACGCTGCATGACGTGTTCGAGAACAAGACGGACGTGGTGCTCATCCTGGAGCTGGTGTCTGGCGGGGAGCTCTTCGACTTCCTGGCCGAGAAGGAGTCGCTGACGGAAGACGAGGCCACGCAGTTCCTCAAGCAGATCCTGGACGGCGTCCACTACCTGCACTCCAAGCGCATCGCGCACTTCGACCTGAAG CCCGAGAACATCATGCTGCTGGACAAGCACGCGGCTAGCCCACGCATCAAGCTCATCGACTTCGGCATCGCGCACAGGATCGAGGCTGGCAGCGAATTCAAGAACATCTTCGGCACGCCCGAGTTCGTGG CTCCCGAGATCGTCAACTACGAGCCGCTGGGCTTGGAGGCTGACATGTg GAGCATCGGCGTCATCACCTACatcct CCTGAGCGGGGCGTCCCCGTTCCTGGGGGAGACCAAGCAGGAGACGCTGACCAACATCTCGGCCGTGAACTACGACTTCGACGAGGACTACTTCAGCAGCACCAGCGAGCTGGCCAAGGACTTCATCCGCAGGCTGCTGGTCAAAGACCCCAA GAGGAGGATGACCATCGCGCAGAGCCTGGAGCACTCGTGGATCAAG GTGCGCAGGCGCGAGGACGGCGCCCGGAAGCCGGAGCGGCGGCGGCTGCGCGCGGCGCGCCTGCGCGAGTACAGCCTCAAGTCGCACTCGAGCATGCCGCGCAACACGAGCTACGCCAGCTTCGAGCGCTTCTCGCGCGTGCTGGAGGACGTGGCGGCGGCGGAGCAGGGGCTGCGGGAGCTGCAGCGGGGCCGGCGCCAGTGCCGGGAGCGCGTGTGCGCGCTGCGCGCGGCCGCCGAGCAGCGGGAGGCGCGCTGCCGCGACGGGAGCGCGGGGTTGGGTCGCGACCTGCGGCGCCTGCGCTCGGAGCTGGGGCGCACGGAGGCCCTGCGCACGCGCGCGCAGGAGGAGGCGCGGGCGGCGCTGCTGGGCGCCGGGGGCCTGAAGCGACGCCTGGGGCGCCTGGAGAACCGCTACGACGCGCTGGCCGCGCAGGTGGCCGCCGAGGTGCAGTTCGTGCGCGACCTGGTGCGCGCGCTGGAGCAGGAGCGGCTGCAGGCCGAGTGCGGCGTGCGCTAG
- the Nmrk2 gene encoding nicotinamide riboside kinase 2 yields the protein MKLIVGIGGMTNGGKSTLTSRLHRALPNCCVIHQDDFFKPQDQIAVGEDGFKQWDALESLDMEAMLGTVRAWVKDPRKFARAHGVSLQPGAADTHILLLDGFLLYSYKPLVDMYSRRYFLTVPYEECKRRRSNRSYTVPDPPGLFDGHVWPMYQKYRREMEQDGVDVVYLDGTKCPEELFREVLEDIQNRLLNQS from the exons ATGAAGCTCATCGTGGGCATCGGAGG TATGACCAATGGCGGGAAGAGCACCCTGACCAGCCGCCTCCACAGGGCGCTGCCCAACTGCTGCGTGATCCACCAGGATGACTTCTTCAAG CCCCAGGACCAAATAGCAGTTGGGGAGGACGGCTTCAAACAGTGGGACG CGCTCGAGTCCCTGGACATGGAGGCCATGCTGGGCACAGTGCGCGCCTGGGTGAAGGACCCACGCAAGTTCGCGCGCGCTCACGGCGTCAGCCTCCAGCCCGGCGCCGCAGACACCCACATCCTCCTCCTCGACGGTTTCCTACTCTACAGCTACAA gcccctggtggacaTGTACAGCCGTCGCTACTTCCTGACTGTCCCGTATGAGGAATGCAAGCGGAGGAGGAG TAACCGTAGCTACACGGTCCCCGACCCGCCCGGCCTCTTTGATGGTCACGTGTGGCCCATGTACCAGAAGTATAGACGGGAGATGGAGCAGGACGGGGTGGACGTGG TTTATTTAGATGGCACCAAGTGCCCCGAGGAACTCTTCCGAGAGGTTCTGGAGGACATTCAGAACAGACTGCTGAACCAGTCCTAG